The following proteins come from a genomic window of Flavobacterium eburneipallidum:
- the mrdA gene encoding penicillin-binding protein 2, with translation MRKLLLPSLIIVVAGLLVLRLFYLQIIDDTLKLKSDNNAIKIKYDYPERGYIYDRNGKLLVANQPSYDIMVIPREIKKLDTLEFCELLDITKEDFLEKIEKAKVYSPRLPSVFLPQLNKLEFAAFQEKIRKFEGFYFQKRSLRDYQVTFGANIFGFITQVNDKLIEKNPYYKSGDLIGKQGVEESYEEILRGIKGVKYFQKDKFNREIGSFKEGKYDTIAVQGEDINLTIDAELQKYGEELMVNKRGGIVAIEPKTGEILALVTAPSYDPAILVGRQRSKNYTLLYRDSIAKPLYDRGLLAEYPPGSPFKILTGLIGLQEQVINEQTTYMCHHGFAYAPGRFMKCHGFGPHQLHNGIYNSCNAYFANVYLRIIGKYNSAPYAVDQWGNHLKTFGLGQFMGYDLPTGRKGKVPTSKTYKKIYPDWRWSGKTIISNSIGQGEVLMTPIQLANMMAAVANEGYYYTPHIIKKIKGEQIDPKFKVKHVTSIDKKYFKPMISGLFDVYNLGTASALRVEGIDICGKTGTAENFAKIDGKRTKLEDHSIFVAFAPKDNPKIAIAIMVENGGFGATIAGPIASLMIEKYLKGKITRTDLEKRTLARSLQDRYAKLGGLSEAVKKEMRIRDSIAKSKIIVPKVTVDTTKSN, from the coding sequence ATGAGAAAACTACTGCTTCCTTCATTGATTATAGTTGTAGCAGGTTTGCTTGTGTTGCGCCTTTTCTATTTGCAAATTATTGACGATACTTTAAAATTAAAGTCAGACAATAACGCCATCAAAATTAAATACGATTACCCCGAAAGAGGTTATATATATGATCGAAATGGCAAGTTGTTGGTTGCTAATCAGCCGTCGTATGACATCATGGTTATTCCACGCGAAATCAAAAAATTGGATACTTTAGAGTTTTGCGAATTACTAGATATTACCAAAGAAGATTTTCTCGAAAAAATAGAAAAAGCCAAGGTGTATAGCCCTCGTTTGCCTTCGGTATTTTTACCTCAATTGAATAAATTAGAGTTTGCTGCTTTTCAGGAAAAAATTCGAAAGTTTGAAGGCTTTTATTTTCAAAAGCGTTCCCTTCGTGATTATCAAGTTACTTTTGGAGCTAATATTTTTGGTTTCATTACCCAAGTAAATGACAAACTAATAGAAAAAAATCCGTATTATAAGAGTGGAGATTTAATAGGGAAACAAGGAGTTGAAGAAAGTTATGAAGAAATATTACGAGGTATTAAAGGGGTTAAATATTTTCAAAAAGACAAATTCAATCGTGAAATAGGTTCTTTCAAAGAAGGAAAATACGATACCATTGCCGTTCAAGGCGAAGATATAAACCTAACTATTGATGCCGAACTTCAAAAATATGGCGAGGAATTAATGGTCAATAAAAGAGGAGGTATTGTTGCTATCGAACCCAAAACAGGCGAGATTTTAGCATTGGTAACCGCCCCTTCTTATGACCCTGCAATTCTGGTGGGACGTCAGCGTTCTAAAAATTACACTCTTTTGTATCGTGATTCTATAGCCAAACCACTTTATGATCGTGGACTTCTAGCCGAATATCCGCCGGGTTCTCCTTTTAAAATATTGACAGGACTTATTGGTCTTCAGGAGCAAGTAATCAATGAGCAAACGACTTATATGTGTCACCACGGTTTTGCTTATGCGCCTGGACGATTTATGAAATGCCATGGATTTGGTCCGCATCAATTGCACAATGGAATTTACAATTCGTGCAACGCTTATTTTGCTAATGTTTATTTGAGGATTATCGGAAAGTACAACAGTGCACCTTATGCAGTAGATCAATGGGGTAATCATTTAAAGACCTTTGGACTCGGACAATTCATGGGTTATGATTTACCAACGGGTAGAAAAGGAAAAGTGCCTACTTCTAAAACTTATAAAAAAATATATCCAGATTGGCGTTGGAGTGGCAAGACCATTATTTCTAATTCTATTGGGCAAGGAGAGGTTTTGATGACACCTATTCAATTGGCTAATATGATGGCAGCTGTGGCTAATGAAGGTTACTATTACACACCTCACATCATCAAAAAAATTAAAGGCGAACAAATTGATCCTAAATTTAAAGTAAAACACGTTACTTCTATTGATAAAAAATATTTCAAGCCCATGATTAGTGGTTTGTTTGATGTGTATAATCTAGGAACTGCAAGTGCACTTCGGGTTGAAGGGATTGATATTTGTGGAAAAACAGGAACAGCCGAGAATTTTGCCAAAATTGATGGTAAAAGAACCAAGCTGGAAGATCACTCTATATTTGTTGCCTTTGCACCAAAAGACAATCCAAAAATTGCTATAGCGATTATGGTCGAAAATGGAGGTTTTGGAGCTACCATTGCAGGGCCAATTGCTAGTTTAATGATCGAAAAATACCTTAAAGGAAAAATCACTAGAACCGATTTAG
- a CDS encoding rod shape-determining protein MreD, which yields MNSILFVNIFRFLLLLAVQIIIFNNMNFWGYISPYPYLLFIILYPVNSNKFGLLIASFFLGLIMDMFSNSGGIHTTACIVLAYYRPYLFRFSFGLSYEYQTVKLNDVLTPERFSFILLSVVIHHLVLFVLEAFDITFVLDVLIRTLLSTIFTIILCIIIIYLIKPNKR from the coding sequence ATGAATAGTATATTATTCGTAAATATTTTTCGTTTTCTGTTGTTACTAGCGGTTCAAATTATTATTTTTAATAACATGAATTTCTGGGGCTATATCAGTCCGTATCCTTATCTTCTTTTTATTATTTTATACCCAGTAAATAGCAATAAATTTGGCTTATTGATTGCTAGTTTTTTCTTGGGATTAATTATGGATATGTTCAGTAATTCAGGCGGAATTCATACTACAGCTTGTATAGTTTTGGCTTATTACCGACCTTATCTTTTCAGGTTTTCTTTTGGGTTAAGTTATGAATATCAAACCGTAAAATTGAATGATGTACTTACACCAGAACGTTTTTCGTTCATTTTACTTTCTGTAGTGATTCATCATTTAGTTTTATTTGTGCTAGAAGCTTTTGATATAACCTTTGTTTTGGATGTTTTGATTCGAACATTGTTAAGTACCATTTTTACTATTATTCTCTGCATCATAATTATATATCTTATTAAGCCGAACAAACGATGA
- the mreC gene encoding rod shape-determining protein MreC — protein MQQIFNFIYKNSNRLLFLLLLGISLFLTIQSHSYHRSKVISSANFLSGGVYEQINDFSEYLNLRTQNDALAQENAKLRSLLFQVEDSASIPKIDSIKGVRAIDIVVSKVIHNNFNGHENYLTINSGDLDGVQTDMGVINSQGIVGIVDNTSANYATVISILNKKSQINAKLKKSNHFGSLSWNGKSTGFVQLTDIPRLAAIRKGDTIVTGGQSVIFPENINIGTVDNIFTDEETNYYTLNIRLFNDMTNLGHVYVIKRKDRDEIINLEKKEEKDE, from the coding sequence ATGCAGCAAATATTTAATTTTATTTATAAAAACAGTAATAGGTTGCTGTTTTTGCTGCTTTTGGGTATTTCCTTATTTCTTACTATTCAATCTCATTCGTATCATCGAAGCAAAGTGATTAGTTCTGCCAATTTTTTGAGCGGTGGAGTCTATGAGCAAATTAATGATTTTAGTGAGTATTTGAATTTAAGAACTCAAAACGATGCGTTGGCTCAAGAAAATGCAAAATTAAGAAGCCTTCTTTTTCAGGTAGAAGATTCTGCATCTATCCCTAAAATAGATAGTATCAAAGGGGTTCGTGCTATTGATATTGTGGTTTCGAAAGTCATTCACAACAACTTTAATGGTCATGAAAATTATTTGACTATAAATTCAGGAGATTTGGATGGCGTTCAAACAGATATGGGCGTTATTAATAGTCAAGGAATTGTAGGGATTGTAGATAATACTTCGGCAAATTATGCTACTGTAATCAGTATTTTGAATAAGAAATCTCAAATCAATGCCAAGCTGAAAAAGTCGAATCATTTTGGTTCTTTGAGTTGGAATGGGAAAAGCACCGGTTTTGTTCAGTTGACCGATATTCCTAGATTGGCAGCCATTCGAAAAGGCGATACTATTGTAACAGGTGGACAGTCTGTTATTTTTCCAGAGAATATCAATATTGGAACGGTTGATAATATTTTTACTGATGAAGAAACCAATTATTATACTTTGAATATTAGACTTTTTAATGATATGACTAATTTAGGTCATGTGTATGTCATCAAAAGGAAAGATCGAGATGAAATTATCAATCTAGAAAAAAAGGAAGAAAAAGATGAATAG
- a CDS encoding rod shape-determining protein: protein MGFFDFMTEDIAIDLGTANTLIIHNDKVVIDSPSIVARDRISGKIIAVGKEANMMQGKTHENIKTIRPLKDGVIADFDASEKMISMLIKSIPALKKRMFTPALRMVVCIPSGITEVEMRAVKESCERVNGKEVYLIHEPMAAAIGIGIDIMQPKGNMIVDIGGGTTEIAVIALGGIVCDKSVKIAGDVFTNDIVYYMRTQHNLFVGESTAEKIKIQVGAAIEDLETPPEEMSVQGRDLLTGKPKQVAVSYREIAKALDKSIQRIEDAVMETLSQTPPELAADIYNTGIYLAGGGSMLRGLDKRISQKTDLPVYIAEDPLRAVVRGTGMALKNIGKFKSVLIK, encoded by the coding sequence ATGGGATTTTTTGATTTCATGACCGAGGATATTGCGATAGACCTTGGTACCGCAAACACTTTAATCATACACAATGACAAAGTGGTAATTGACAGCCCTTCGATAGTTGCTCGTGATAGAATATCAGGAAAAATTATTGCAGTTGGTAAAGAAGCCAATATGATGCAAGGGAAAACCCATGAAAACATTAAGACAATACGACCTTTGAAAGATGGTGTAATTGCCGATTTTGATGCTTCTGAAAAAATGATTAGTATGCTTATCAAAAGCATTCCAGCATTGAAAAAAAGAATGTTTACGCCAGCATTGAGAATGGTTGTTTGTATTCCTTCTGGAATTACCGAAGTAGAAATGCGTGCGGTAAAAGAATCCTGTGAAAGAGTAAATGGAAAAGAAGTCTATTTGATTCACGAACCAATGGCAGCAGCAATTGGTATTGGTATTGATATCATGCAACCAAAAGGAAATATGATTGTTGATATCGGAGGTGGAACAACAGAAATTGCCGTTATCGCTTTAGGTGGAATTGTTTGCGACAAATCTGTTAAAATCGCAGGTGACGTTTTCACAAATGACATCGTATATTACATGCGTACCCAACACAACCTTTTTGTTGGAGAAAGTACCGCAGAGAAAATAAAAATTCAAGTAGGAGCAGCTATCGAAGATTTAGAAACTCCTCCAGAAGAAATGTCGGTTCAAGGTAGAGATTTATTGACGGGTAAACCAAAACAAGTAGCCGTTTCTTATAGAGAAATTGCAAAAGCATTGGATAAATCCATTCAAAGGATTGAAGATGCTGTGATGGAAACTTTGTCTCAAACACCTCCAGAATTAGCAGCGGATATTTACAATACCGGAATTTATCTTGCTGGTGGTGGATCGATGTTGAGAGGATTGGACAAGAGAATTTCTCAAAAAACAGATTTACCAGTTTATATCGCCGAAGATCCATTAAGAGCAGTTGTTCGTGGAACAGGAATGGCGCTTAAAAATATTGGAAAATTCAAAAGTGTTTTGATTAAATAA
- the purH gene encoding bifunctional phosphoribosylaminoimidazolecarboxamide formyltransferase/IMP cyclohydrolase, with the protein MSTTKTIKSALVSVFSKEGLEPIIKKLHEQNVIFYSTGGTEEFIKNLGIPVVPVEDVTSYPSILGGRVKTLHPKVFGGILNRQDNESDVQQMQEYDIPQIDLVIVDLYPFEKTVASGASESDIIEKIDIGGISLIRAGAKNFKDTVIIPSMAEYGLFLDIITKQNGATTLEDRKLFATKAFHVSSHYDGAIFNYFNTDETILKTSIENGQVLRYGENPHQKGFFFGDFDAMFNKVHGKELSYNNLLDVDAAVNLINEFKNDGPTFAILKHNNACGLATRPTIAEAYNVALACDPTSAFGGVLIANSKIDVETATEINKLFCEVVIAPGYDDAAIAILQEKKNRIILIQNEVELPQKQVRTCLNGVLVQERNNITDTKEDLKTVTTTAPTTQEIEDLIFASKVCKNTKSNTIVFAKNGTLISSGTGQTSRVDALMQAVEKAKAFGFSLEGASMASDAFFPFPDCVQLAKEAGITAVIQPGGSVKDQLSIDYCNENNLAMVFTGTRHFKH; encoded by the coding sequence ATGAGCACAACAAAAACAATCAAATCAGCATTAGTTTCTGTCTTTTCAAAAGAAGGTTTGGAACCAATTATTAAAAAATTACACGAACAAAATGTAATCTTTTATTCTACTGGTGGTACCGAAGAATTTATCAAAAACCTAGGAATTCCAGTTGTTCCAGTTGAAGATGTGACTTCTTATCCATCTATTCTTGGAGGAAGAGTGAAAACGTTGCATCCAAAAGTTTTTGGTGGAATTTTGAATCGTCAGGACAACGAATCTGATGTGCAACAAATGCAGGAATACGATATTCCTCAAATTGATTTGGTGATTGTTGACTTGTATCCTTTCGAAAAAACGGTTGCTTCGGGAGCTAGCGAAAGTGATATTATCGAAAAAATAGATATTGGTGGGATTTCGTTAATTCGTGCTGGTGCAAAAAATTTCAAGGATACCGTAATTATTCCTTCCATGGCTGAATATGGTTTGTTCTTGGATATTATTACAAAACAAAACGGAGCTACAACATTGGAAGATAGAAAATTATTTGCTACAAAAGCATTCCACGTTTCTTCTCATTATGATGGCGCTATTTTTAATTATTTCAATACAGACGAAACTATTTTAAAAACAAGTATTGAAAATGGACAAGTGTTGCGTTATGGAGAAAATCCACACCAAAAAGGATTCTTCTTTGGTGATTTTGACGCCATGTTCAACAAAGTACACGGAAAAGAATTGTCATATAATAATTTATTAGATGTTGATGCAGCCGTAAATTTGATTAATGAATTCAAAAATGACGGCCCAACGTTCGCTATTTTAAAACACAATAACGCTTGCGGATTGGCAACAAGACCAACTATTGCTGAAGCTTATAATGTAGCATTGGCTTGTGATCCAACTTCTGCTTTTGGCGGAGTATTGATTGCAAACTCAAAAATAGATGTTGAAACAGCAACAGAAATCAATAAATTATTCTGTGAAGTAGTCATTGCTCCAGGATATGATGATGCAGCTATTGCCATTTTACAAGAGAAGAAAAATAGAATTATTTTGATTCAAAATGAAGTTGAATTGCCTCAAAAACAAGTGAGAACTTGCTTAAACGGAGTTTTAGTTCAGGAAAGAAATAACATCACAGATACTAAAGAAGACTTAAAAACCGTTACTACTACTGCGCCAACAACTCAAGAAATTGAGGATTTAATTTTTGCTTCTAAAGTGTGTAAAAACACCAAATCAAACACTATTGTTTTTGCTAAAAACGGAACTTTAATTTCGTCTGGAACAGGACAAACCTCAAGAGTGGATGCTTTGATGCAGGCTGTTGAAAAAGCCAAAGCATTTGGATTTAGTTTAGAAGGAGCTTCAATGGCGAGTGATGCTTTTTTCCCTTTTCCTGATTGTGTGCAATTAGCAAAAGAAGCAGGGATAACAGCTGTAATTCAGCCAGGAGGTTCGGTAAAAGACCAATTGAGTATTGATTATTGCAATGAAAATAATTTAGCAATGGTATTTACAGGAACACGTCATTTTAAACATTAA
- a CDS encoding ABC transporter permease produces MLVYLRLLSESFRFATNALRNNKLRTLLSLLGVTIGIFSIIAVLAAVDSLNRKITKDLSTLDKNTIYLFNQSFGPSEIPKWKREQFPNVKYDEYLYMKGVMTNTDQLGYQIFTKTESIKYESKTVSDVNIVPVSQEFIDIQGLEFEDGRFYTESEANSAAPVVVIGKEIATSLFEDFNPIGKKVRLYGQRFTVIGVLKKQGAGMFGDSDDTSAYLPVNFIRQKFGDNNKGLVNVIVFKPVNGVDMEAYKAEISQKLRSFRGIKAGEIDNFFINVFSGFTDLVDGLISDMQFYGWWICGFSLLVGGFGIANIMFVSVKERTNLIGIQKSLGAKNRFILFQFLFEAIILSVIGGMIGLFLVWIIAFGLTKALDFEFVLGTGNILLGTGLAALIGLISGILPAISASKLDPVEAIRTGI; encoded by the coding sequence ATGCTAGTTTACCTTCGACTGTTATCCGAGAGTTTTCGTTTTGCCACAAATGCTTTGCGCAACAATAAACTACGCACCTTATTATCGTTGCTTGGTGTTACCATTGGAATTTTTTCGATCATTGCAGTACTTGCCGCAGTAGATTCGTTGAACAGAAAAATTACCAAAGATTTAAGCACTTTAGACAAAAATACTATTTACTTATTCAATCAATCCTTTGGTCCATCAGAGATTCCAAAATGGAAAAGAGAGCAATTTCCGAATGTAAAATACGACGAATACCTTTATATGAAAGGCGTAATGACCAATACCGATCAATTGGGCTACCAAATATTTACAAAAACCGAATCCATAAAATATGAATCCAAAACCGTTAGCGATGTAAACATTGTTCCTGTTTCGCAGGAGTTTATCGACATTCAAGGATTGGAATTTGAAGACGGACGTTTTTACACCGAATCCGAAGCCAATTCGGCTGCTCCAGTTGTTGTCATTGGAAAAGAAATTGCTACTTCTTTGTTTGAAGATTTCAATCCCATTGGCAAAAAAGTCCGTTTGTATGGACAACGTTTTACCGTTATTGGTGTTTTAAAAAAACAAGGAGCCGGAATGTTTGGCGACAGCGATGATACTTCGGCTTATCTCCCTGTAAATTTTATAAGACAAAAATTTGGAGATAACAATAAAGGATTGGTAAATGTAATTGTTTTCAAACCTGTAAACGGAGTTGATATGGAAGCTTACAAAGCCGAAATTAGTCAAAAATTAAGAAGTTTTCGTGGCATAAAAGCAGGGGAAATTGACAATTTTTTTATCAATGTTTTTTCTGGCTTTACAGATTTAGTAGATGGACTTATATCTGATATGCAATTTTACGGTTGGTGGATTTGTGGATTTTCTTTATTGGTAGGTGGTTTTGGGATTGCTAATATTATGTTTGTTTCCGTAAAAGAACGAACCAATCTCATAGGAATTCAGAAATCTTTGGGAGCCAAAAACCGATTTATATTATTCCAATTCTTGTTCGAAGCCATTATACTTTCTGTAATTGGCGGAATGATTGGTTTGTTTCTCGTTTGGATTATTGCCTTTGGCTTGACCAAAGCATTGGATTTTGAATTTGTTTTAGGAACAGGCAATATCCTTTTAGGAACTGGTCTCGCAGCTTTAATTGGATTGATTTCTGGAATTCTTCCCGCCATTTCAGCTTCTAAATTAGATCCTGTGGAAGCGATTAGGACTGGTATATAG
- a CDS encoding hydroxymethylglutaryl-CoA reductase, degradative codes for MSNAVAGFSKLSKEEKINWIAKEYFSNPQEAISIIKNYWNADEKLQKLHDEFIENTISNFYIPLGVAPNFLINGKYNSIPMAIEESSVVAAASKSAKFWATRGGFKATVINTEKIGQVHFIFNGDASKLENFFTQIKDKFFNNTESITKNMQKRGGGILDIVLKDKTDLLPNYFQLHATFDTKDSMGANFINSCLEQFAKTLKEEAQEYNSFSEAEKGIEVVMSILSNYVPNCIVRAEVSCPIEDLEEKHIPNPKAFAERFVRAVQIAEVEPFRAVTHNKGIMNGIDAVVLATGNDFRAVEAGVHAYASRNGNYTSLSHAKIENGIFSFWLEVPLALGTVGGLTSLHPLVKLSLQMLENPSASALMQFVAVAGLAQNFAALRSLTTTGIQDGHMKMHLNNILNQFEANDEERTLIRKHFKNQVVSHSGVVEFIENLRK; via the coding sequence ATGAGCAACGCTGTCGCTGGATTTTCAAAATTATCCAAAGAAGAAAAGATAAACTGGATCGCCAAAGAATATTTTTCTAATCCTCAAGAAGCTATTTCAATTATCAAAAACTATTGGAATGCTGACGAAAAACTTCAAAAACTACACGATGAATTCATAGAAAATACGATTAGTAATTTCTATATTCCACTTGGAGTGGCTCCCAATTTTTTGATTAATGGAAAGTATAATAGTATTCCGATGGCGATCGAGGAAAGTTCTGTGGTTGCTGCAGCATCAAAATCAGCCAAGTTTTGGGCTACCCGTGGCGGATTTAAAGCCACTGTTATCAATACTGAAAAAATAGGTCAGGTTCATTTTATTTTCAATGGAGACGCATCGAAACTAGAAAATTTTTTCACCCAAATCAAAGACAAATTCTTCAACAACACCGAAAGCATTACCAAAAACATGCAAAAACGTGGTGGTGGAATTCTGGATATAGTTCTAAAAGACAAAACCGATTTACTGCCTAATTATTTTCAACTGCATGCTACTTTTGACACTAAAGATAGCATGGGAGCGAATTTTATCAATTCGTGTTTGGAGCAATTTGCCAAAACATTGAAAGAAGAAGCTCAAGAATATAATTCATTTTCCGAAGCAGAAAAAGGCATCGAAGTCGTGATGAGCATTCTATCGAATTATGTTCCCAATTGTATTGTTCGTGCGGAAGTTTCTTGTCCTATTGAAGATTTAGAAGAAAAACACATCCCGAATCCAAAAGCTTTTGCCGAAAGATTTGTTCGTGCCGTTCAAATTGCCGAAGTAGAACCTTTTCGAGCGGTTACGCACAACAAAGGAATTATGAACGGAATTGACGCAGTAGTTTTGGCAACAGGAAATGATTTCCGCGCAGTCGAAGCTGGAGTTCACGCTTACGCTTCCCGAAACGGAAACTATACCAGTTTGTCTCACGCCAAAATCGAAAATGGAATTTTTAGTTTTTGGCTGGAAGTTCCGTTGGCCTTAGGAACAGTTGGCGGTTTGACATCGTTACATCCTTTGGTTAAATTATCTTTGCAAATGTTAGAAAATCCATCAGCTTCAGCATTGATGCAGTTTGTAGCAGTTGCTGGTTTGGCACAAAATTTTGCTGCTTTGCGTTCGCTAACCACCACAGGAATTCAAGATGGGCACATGAAAATGCACTTGAACAATATTCTAAATCAATTTGAAGCCAATGATGAGGAACGCACTTTGATTCGCAAACATTTTAAAAATCAGGTAGTTTCGCATAGTGGTGTGGTGGAATTTATTGAAAATTTAAGAAAATAA
- a CDS encoding GYDIA family GHMP kinase: MKKEFYSNGKLLITGEYLVLDGAKAFALPTKFGQNLMVEKGKNQEIKWTSYDSDGSIWFEDTFSFADIINKNISEEESSKRNTLIEILHESYLLNTDFITNSEGYLVTTTLTFPRNWGLGTSSTLINNIAQWLEIDAFVLLNNSFGGSGYDIACAQNNSPILYHLENGKPIVEKVTFEPEFHENLYFVYLDKKQSSKTAIASYYNNKNENLPDNILTINSLTKEVLNAKTLREFATALEEHEAEMSSILELQTIKESLFPDFDGIIKSLGAWGGDFVLVISKENPTDYFKERGFETIVSYQDMIL; this comes from the coding sequence ATGAAGAAAGAATTTTACAGTAACGGAAAACTATTAATCACGGGAGAATATTTGGTTCTTGACGGAGCCAAAGCTTTTGCTTTACCTACCAAATTTGGACAAAACCTGATGGTAGAAAAAGGAAAAAACCAAGAAATAAAATGGACGAGTTACGATTCAGACGGAAGTATTTGGTTTGAAGATACTTTTTCATTTGCTGATATTATCAATAAAAACATATCTGAAGAAGAATCATCCAAAAGAAATACTTTAATCGAAATTCTGCACGAAAGCTATTTGTTAAATACCGATTTTATTACTAATTCCGAAGGTTATTTGGTTACAACAACGCTCACTTTTCCACGGAATTGGGGACTGGGAACTTCCTCTACTTTGATTAATAATATTGCACAATGGTTAGAAATAGATGCTTTTGTATTGCTAAACAATAGTTTTGGCGGTAGCGGTTATGATATTGCTTGCGCTCAAAACAACAGTCCTATCTTGTATCATTTAGAAAACGGAAAACCAATTGTCGAAAAAGTGACTTTCGAACCTGAATTCCATGAAAATTTGTATTTTGTTTATCTCGACAAAAAACAAAGTAGCAAAACTGCCATCGCTTCCTATTACAACAACAAAAACGAAAATCTACCCGATAATATCCTCACCATTAATTCGCTAACAAAGGAAGTTTTAAACGCAAAAACGCTTCGGGAATTTGCCACAGCATTAGAAGAACATGAAGCTGAAATGAGCAGCATACTGGAACTGCAAACTATCAAAGAATCTTTGTTTCCTGATTTTGATGGCATAATTAAAAGTCTTGGTGCTTGGGGAGGTGATTTTGTATTGGTAATCTCAAAAGAAAATCCAACTGATTATTTTAAGGAAAGAGGTTTTGAAACTATCGTTTCTTATCAGGATATGATTTTGTAA